From a region of the Nonlabens dokdonensis DSW-6 genome:
- a CDS encoding MFS transporter — protein MTKSDPYAALRFKEFNVFLLMRFLLVFGWSMQFIVIEWQVYSLTNDALSMGIIGLMEFIPAFCMALFAGHIVDQREKRNLLALCIGAFSLISLGLFLLTWPEIAGNWSTNTILYCIYSLVFFGGILRSFFGPILFSLIALLVPKKAYPNAATWSSSAWQIASVAGLAFSGFAISWFGVHWSLCIVFSMVSLAFMTVFFISKKPILNTKINEPILQSLKEGLGFVFKTKAILGALTLDMISVLFGGAVMLLPIFAKEILDVGSEGFGILRAAPSVGAILTMIATAYLPISKNAGMKLLTAVFGFGICIIVFGLSTSFWVSVVALFFSGVTDGVSMVIRQTILQLKTPDHMRGRVASVNSMFVGSSNELGGFESGVTAKLMGTAVRLKTA, from the coding sequence ATGACTAAAAGCGATCCTTACGCAGCATTGCGTTTTAAAGAGTTCAATGTCTTTTTACTGATGCGTTTCTTACTAGTTTTCGGCTGGTCCATGCAGTTTATAGTCATTGAATGGCAAGTGTACTCCTTAACAAATGATGCTTTATCCATGGGAATCATCGGATTAATGGAATTTATCCCAGCATTTTGCATGGCGTTATTTGCTGGTCATATCGTGGACCAAAGAGAAAAGCGCAATTTACTCGCTTTGTGTATAGGTGCATTTTCATTGATTAGTTTAGGGTTGTTTTTATTGACCTGGCCTGAGATTGCAGGTAACTGGTCTACCAATACCATTTTATACTGTATTTATTCTCTGGTATTTTTTGGCGGTATTTTGAGATCGTTCTTCGGGCCTATTCTTTTTTCTTTAATTGCTTTGCTCGTTCCTAAAAAAGCATATCCTAATGCAGCAACGTGGAGCAGCAGCGCATGGCAAATTGCTTCGGTTGCAGGGCTTGCTTTTTCTGGATTTGCGATAAGCTGGTTTGGTGTACACTGGTCTTTATGCATCGTTTTTAGTATGGTTTCTCTAGCTTTTATGACGGTATTCTTTATTTCTAAAAAACCTATCCTTAACACAAAGATCAACGAGCCCATCCTCCAAAGTTTAAAAGAAGGCTTGGGTTTTGTATTTAAGACTAAAGCCATTTTGGGAGCTTTAACGCTGGATATGATTTCCGTTTTATTCGGTGGTGCAGTAATGTTACTACCCATTTTTGCAAAAGAAATTTTAGATGTAGGCAGTGAAGGATTTGGGATTTTACGGGCAGCTCCATCAGTAGGTGCTATTCTTACTATGATTGCTACTGCCTATCTTCCTATCAGTAAAAATGCAGGGATGAAACTGCTTACCGCCGTTTTTGGTTTTGGGATTTGTATCATTGTTTTTGGTCTTTCTACTTCGTTTTGGGTATCTGTAGTAGCGCTGTTTTTTAGTGGTGTTACTGATGGTGTTTCTATGGTCATACGCCAGACCATTCTTCAACTTAAAACACCAGACCACATGCGTGGCCGTGTTGCCTCAGTAAATTCCATGTTTGTAGGTTCTTCTAATGAGCTGGGTGGTTTTGAAAGTGGTGTTACCGCAAAATTAATGGGAACGGCAGTTCGTCTCAAAACTGCGTGA
- a CDS encoding metallophosphoesterase, which produces MRLFIFLFIVILLEVYSFQLVRTLSRGHWWKWIYLAVSVLAIINVILQFTWLNPDRSQFSTVRDFSVTFMLALLALKSVFILFMLGEDIYRLIEGVINSLSRKREPDQTFFQGRRDFIAKVGLAVAALPFGAILYGAWRGKYDYQVREYELSFDDLPEAFDGYKITQLSDIHVGSFDDKEEVKYAVDLANKQQSDLILFTGDLVNNVATEMEGWEAIFGSLTAPDGVYSVLGNHDYGDYAQWESKEAKAANMQQLYKIQKDMGWRLLLDENEKITRGSDSINIVGVQNWGGGRFPKYGDLEKASAGLTNEEFKILLSHDPTHWDLQVKGDDRKYHLTLSGHTHGMQFGIEIPGFIKLSPAWFVYKKWAGVYKEANQFLNVNRGFGFLGYSGRAGIWPEITVITLKKNLS; this is translated from the coding sequence ATGCGATTGTTCATATTTTTATTTATTGTTATTCTTTTAGAAGTCTATTCTTTCCAGTTAGTCAGGACTTTATCCCGTGGTCACTGGTGGAAGTGGATCTATTTAGCAGTTTCAGTTCTCGCTATCATAAATGTTATTTTGCAGTTCACCTGGCTTAATCCAGATCGATCGCAATTTTCCACAGTAAGGGATTTTTCAGTTACTTTCATGTTGGCTTTGTTAGCTTTAAAGTCAGTCTTCATTTTATTCATGCTAGGAGAAGATATTTATAGACTTATAGAAGGTGTTATCAACTCGCTTTCGCGAAAGCGAGAACCTGATCAAACATTCTTTCAAGGCAGAAGAGATTTTATTGCTAAGGTAGGTCTTGCAGTTGCTGCTTTGCCTTTTGGAGCAATTCTTTATGGAGCATGGAGAGGTAAATATGATTATCAAGTGCGTGAATATGAATTGAGTTTTGATGATTTGCCAGAAGCATTTGATGGTTATAAAATCACGCAGCTTAGTGACATTCACGTAGGAAGTTTTGACGATAAAGAGGAAGTGAAATATGCGGTCGATCTTGCTAATAAACAGCAAAGTGATTTAATATTATTTACTGGAGACCTAGTGAACAACGTAGCTACCGAAATGGAAGGCTGGGAAGCTATTTTTGGCTCTTTAACGGCACCTGATGGTGTTTATTCTGTTTTAGGAAATCACGATTACGGCGATTATGCGCAATGGGAATCTAAAGAGGCAAAAGCAGCAAATATGCAGCAGCTTTATAAAATCCAGAAGGATATGGGCTGGAGATTATTACTCGATGAGAATGAAAAAATTACTCGAGGATCAGATTCTATTAACATAGTAGGAGTTCAAAATTGGGGTGGTGGCCGTTTTCCTAAATATGGAGATCTAGAAAAAGCTTCTGCTGGATTAACTAATGAGGAGTTTAAAATACTTTTAAGTCACGATCCTACACATTGGGATTTACAAGTAAAAGGCGACGATAGGAAGTACCACTTGACATTAAGCGGTCATACTCATGGAATGCAATTTGGTATTGAGATTCCAGGTTTTATAAAGCTTAGTCCAGCGTGGTTCGTTTATAAAAAGTGGGCCGGTGTTTATAAAGAGGCCAATCAGTTTTTAAATGTGAATAGAGGTTTTGGTTTCTTAGGCTACTCTGGTAGAGCTGGAATCTGGCCTGAGATTACTGTTATTACTTTAAAGAAAAACCTCTCTTAA
- a CDS encoding thioredoxin family protein — translation MSKFGELISANVPVLFNFFTNWNEDTEAMNAVLRNVAAALGDKAKVIKIDIEKNPELSEALRIKGVPTFIIYKNGEMKWRQSGVQDDNTLIHHIQQFY, via the coding sequence ATGTCAAAGTTCGGTGAGCTTATAAGTGCAAATGTTCCAGTGTTGTTTAATTTTTTTACTAACTGGAATGAAGATACAGAGGCAATGAATGCCGTATTGCGCAATGTAGCTGCGGCCTTAGGTGATAAGGCCAAAGTCATTAAAATAGACATAGAAAAAAACCCAGAACTTTCTGAAGCACTACGTATTAAAGGCGTTCCTACTTTCATCATTTACAAAAATGGCGAAATGAAATGGAGACAGAGCGGTGTCCAAGACGATAACACACTTATTCATCATATCCAGCAGTTTTACTAA
- a CDS encoding polysaccharide deacetylase family protein produces MKIKTYPDRISDWFSDRFSSYYWHGDREKKKVYLTFDDGPTPIVTDFVLKELTKFDFKATFFCIGDKVEQFPRTYNQLLEQGHAIGNHTQHHLNAWKTSSIKYMEDVEKCAQQVNSQLFRPPYGRITGSLTKSLVDKGYKIVLWDLLSGDFDQRRTAASCLENLKTNTRNGSVIVFHDSDKSYKMLQEILPQYLEFLKDQGWKSDSITAD; encoded by the coding sequence GTGAAGATTAAAACCTATCCAGATCGTATTTCAGATTGGTTTTCTGATCGATTTTCTAGCTACTACTGGCATGGAGATCGTGAAAAAAAGAAGGTTTATTTAACTTTTGATGATGGACCGACGCCTATTGTCACTGATTTTGTGCTTAAGGAACTAACCAAGTTTGATTTTAAGGCAACTTTCTTTTGTATAGGAGACAAAGTAGAGCAGTTTCCTAGAACCTATAATCAACTTTTAGAACAAGGCCACGCCATAGGAAACCATACGCAACATCATTTAAATGCGTGGAAAACCTCGAGTATTAAATACATGGAAGATGTAGAAAAATGCGCACAACAAGTCAATTCACAATTATTTAGACCGCCTTACGGTCGCATTACTGGAAGCCTAACTAAATCACTAGTAGATAAAGGCTATAAAATAGTGCTTTGGGACCTACTTTCAGGAGATTTTGATCAACGTAGAACAGCAGCTTCTTGCCTCGAGAATTTAAAAACAAATACGCGTAATGGTAGCGTTATCGTTTTTCACGACAGTGATAAAAGCTATAAAATGCTTCAAGAAATCCTACCTCAATATCTAGAATTCTTAAAAGATCAAGGCTGGAAAAGTGATTCCATAACAGCCGATTAG
- a CDS encoding glycosyltransferase family 117 protein: MKLNYAQLNKIIGWAVFAIALFIFWSTVEPTVSYWDAGEYIATSSKLEVGHPPGAPLYQMMGAAFSIFAMDATDIAYTVNLLAVFSSAFTILFMFWSLTLLLKRHLLKDRANDVMILGAAAIGSLAYAVTDSFWFNAVEAEVYAPAALLMSAMFYIGLLWERDMFLPRGNRWLILISFVVGLSFGIHFMGILTIPAIGLLWYFKHYKNITPFNFIVANIAVVAVLLFVFKLLLPYTLSIFGYLEVFFVNDIGLPFNSGTIIALLLIVGLFAFLISLSRKRNLPLLNTITLCIMFVLVGFSSWTMLPIRANAGTPINENRPEDARALLAYYNREQYPSPGLFYGESFTDMYAGYNPDDPTTEDNEAFKDEKPKYEKDYKLGKYVIVNNYKDAIPNTNDRHKGFFPRMTDPSRASNYIDFMGGLDYTIKPGFENNQELLSVLDDYERRLQRGTIDSEEYVEVLVSLREAVDIEKPGFYDNLQYMTNYQISYMYMRYFMWNFTGRQNDVQGEWDSYDGNWISGIKFIDEWRLGTQDELSDDMLENKGRNTYFFLPLILGILGAVFHARKDAKSFYVTLILFLFTGLAIIFYLNQSMFQVRERDYAYVGSFLVFSMWIGMGVYAVYVMLRDVMKSRMAQIISLTACFAAAPLLMGYQNWDDHDRSGKYTALASAKKYLDSCLPNALIFTIGDNDTFPLWYAQEVEGYRTDVRIVCTSLLSTDWYMDDMKKKAWDSEPVPSTLPHSKYKYGTRDVLYYADEELIQQRMAELNQNSKLVLPDTMKLDQWMDWVASDKMLTQVQMRNEHYEHTFPSQFISIPVNKEAVLKNGVVPQKDADKIVDEIVININSNAVYKNRLFMLDIINANNWERPIYFSGGAFGDEDYIWMKDYLQLDGAAYRLIPIKSLPEDPRDPFDMGRIDPDYAYEVIKKWDWGNGGSPDIYHDVETRRNSVGYRSNITRAAEALMKDGQYAKAEELLDIGMEHMPLEYYGNYSMLEPFVSGYYELDKIEKARKLLNGIILKYQDELDHYNALTLQEQENNYSRIQQALVRYNSIAEVPVFYEDQEMIDKHVDAYNVYFEPFVRYLNDAYYIRKDGDIDPEMYPDAAQEMELRDLLDNAVDNVTTAREEIPIDTLSED; the protein is encoded by the coding sequence ATGAAATTAAACTACGCACAATTAAATAAAATTATAGGCTGGGCAGTTTTTGCTATCGCCCTTTTCATATTTTGGAGCACGGTAGAACCTACGGTAAGCTATTGGGACGCTGGAGAGTACATCGCTACCTCCTCAAAGTTAGAAGTAGGACATCCACCAGGAGCACCACTATATCAAATGATGGGAGCTGCGTTTTCGATTTTTGCAATGGACGCAACTGATATCGCGTACACTGTAAATTTACTTGCCGTTTTCTCTAGTGCATTTACCATATTATTTATGTTCTGGTCGCTTACATTGCTCCTTAAACGACACCTTTTAAAAGATCGAGCAAATGACGTTATGATTTTAGGAGCAGCGGCAATAGGATCATTGGCTTATGCGGTAACCGATAGTTTTTGGTTCAACGCAGTGGAAGCCGAAGTTTATGCACCTGCAGCGCTACTTATGAGCGCCATGTTTTACATAGGTCTTCTTTGGGAACGTGATATGTTTTTACCACGTGGCAATCGCTGGCTAATTCTTATATCTTTTGTAGTAGGACTTTCTTTTGGAATTCACTTCATGGGAATATTGACTATTCCTGCTATAGGTTTGCTTTGGTACTTTAAGCATTATAAAAATATTACACCGTTTAACTTTATAGTTGCAAATATTGCTGTTGTTGCCGTTTTACTTTTCGTATTCAAACTTCTACTGCCTTACACCTTAAGTATTTTCGGTTATTTAGAAGTGTTTTTTGTGAATGATATTGGACTTCCTTTTAACTCAGGAACTATAATCGCTCTCTTATTAATTGTTGGATTATTTGCTTTTTTGATCTCGCTTTCGCGAAAGCGTAACCTGCCACTATTAAACACGATTACTTTATGCATCATGTTTGTTCTAGTAGGATTTTCTTCTTGGACCATGCTACCTATTAGAGCAAATGCTGGAACGCCTATTAATGAAAACAGACCAGAAGACGCCAGAGCTCTTCTAGCTTATTACAATCGTGAGCAATATCCGTCCCCAGGATTATTCTATGGAGAATCATTTACTGACATGTATGCAGGTTACAATCCAGACGATCCAACTACTGAAGATAATGAAGCTTTTAAAGATGAAAAGCCGAAATATGAGAAGGATTATAAACTAGGTAAGTATGTTATTGTAAACAATTATAAAGACGCCATTCCTAATACTAACGACCGTCACAAAGGGTTTTTCCCTCGTATGACAGATCCCTCACGCGCTTCAAATTATATAGATTTTATGGGCGGACTGGATTATACCATAAAGCCCGGTTTTGAAAATAACCAAGAGCTGCTTTCTGTTCTTGACGATTATGAACGTAGGTTACAGCGAGGCACTATTGATAGTGAAGAATATGTTGAAGTACTGGTTTCTTTAAGAGAAGCAGTGGATATTGAAAAACCAGGTTTTTATGATAACCTGCAATACATGACTAACTATCAAATAAGCTACATGTACATGCGCTATTTCATGTGGAATTTCACTGGAAGACAAAATGATGTGCAAGGAGAATGGGATTCTTATGATGGCAACTGGATAAGCGGTATTAAATTTATCGATGAGTGGCGACTAGGTACTCAAGACGAGTTGAGCGATGATATGTTAGAAAATAAAGGTAGAAATACCTATTTCTTCCTTCCTCTTATTCTAGGAATTCTAGGAGCTGTATTTCATGCTCGTAAAGATGCTAAATCATTTTACGTCACTTTGATTCTATTTTTATTTACAGGTCTTGCTATTATCTTTTACTTGAATCAATCTATGTTTCAAGTACGTGAGCGTGATTATGCCTATGTAGGTTCGTTCTTAGTTTTCAGTATGTGGATAGGAATGGGAGTTTATGCCGTATATGTTATGCTACGTGATGTAATGAAGTCCAGAATGGCTCAAATCATCTCACTTACGGCCTGTTTTGCAGCAGCTCCACTGTTGATGGGTTACCAAAACTGGGACGATCATGATAGGTCTGGTAAGTATACAGCTCTTGCCAGTGCAAAAAAATACCTTGATAGCTGTTTGCCTAACGCTTTAATATTTACCATAGGAGATAATGATACTTTCCCATTGTGGTATGCTCAAGAAGTAGAAGGCTACCGTACAGATGTACGTATAGTCTGTACCTCTTTATTGAGTACCGACTGGTACATGGACGATATGAAAAAGAAAGCATGGGATAGTGAGCCTGTTCCTTCTACACTACCTCATAGCAAATATAAATATGGTACAAGAGATGTGCTTTACTATGCAGATGAAGAGTTGATCCAACAACGTATGGCAGAGTTGAATCAAAATTCTAAACTCGTGTTACCTGATACCATGAAACTAGATCAATGGATGGATTGGGTAGCGAGTGATAAAATGCTTACACAGGTGCAAATGAGAAATGAGCATTATGAACACACGTTTCCTTCTCAATTTATTTCTATTCCTGTAAATAAAGAAGCCGTTTTAAAGAATGGCGTGGTACCACAAAAAGATGCAGATAAAATCGTTGACGAAATAGTAATCAACATCAACAGTAACGCAGTTTATAAAAACAGACTGTTCATGCTGGACATTATCAATGCAAACAACTGGGAACGTCCTATTTATTTCTCCGGAGGAGCATTTGGTGATGAAGATTACATCTGGATGAAAGATTATTTACAGTTAGATGGAGCTGCTTACCGATTGATTCCTATTAAATCACTTCCTGAAGATCCTAGAGACCCTTTTGATATGGGAAGAATAGATCCTGATTATGCTTATGAGGTCATCAAAAAATGGGATTGGGGCAATGGCGGCTCACCAGATATTTACCACGACGTAGAAACTAGAAGAAATAGCGTAGGATATAGAAGTAACATCACTCGTGCTGCAGAAGCCCTTATGAAAGATGGTCAATACGCAAAAGCAGAAGAACTATTAGACATAGGAATGGAGCACATGCCATTAGAATATTATGGCAATTACTCAATGCTAGAGCCTTTCGTATCTGGTTATTATGAACTAGATAAAATAGAAAAAGCTAGAAAATTATTAAATGGAATTATTCTCAAATATCAAGATGAGTTGGATCATTATAACGCTTTGACATTGCAAGAGCAAGAGAACAATTATTCCCGTATTCAACAAGCTTTAGTAAGATACAATTCTATTGCCGAAGTTCCAGTGTTCTATGAAGATCAAGAGATGATTGATAAGCATGTAGATGCCTATAACGTTTACTTTGAGCCTTTTGTAAGATATCTAAATGATGCATATTACATCAGAAAAGATGGTGATATAGATCCAGAAATGTATCCAGATGCTGCACAAGAAATGGAATTGCGTGATTTGTTAGACAATGCCGTGGATAATGTAACCACTGCTCGAGAAGAAATCCCTATCGATACTTTAAGTGAAGATTAA
- a CDS encoding DUF6371 domain-containing protein: protein MSYRYTLDPKSKKYICPNPDCNKKRFVRYWDTENNEYLPIELGRCDREIKCGYHKTPKDFLKSNNIKSNWTPNKPVKEEIKTFDYLDLKHISIQGYNFQNNNFVTFLLTMFSKETVKEIITRYLLGTISKPWEKSVVFWRLSPDNVLSYGKIMNYNPKTGRKIKEPYLKISSFHKVLYRGKRDSFKYKKALFGMHLINENKTKPIAIVESEKTACIMSAIKSEFIWIASSGISMLDQNVMIDLIDRKIIFYPDLSERNKKGFNAYDIWLRKAEELKEFGFDITVSKFLYELADTEDLENGYDIADYFIEKYQKNKAIPKIETKEIVYIQNRKEKAIDKLISKNPAIKLLIKTFQLQSK from the coding sequence ATGAGCTATCGATACACCTTAGATCCAAAATCTAAAAAATACATATGCCCTAATCCAGATTGCAATAAAAAAAGGTTTGTAAGGTACTGGGATACAGAAAATAATGAATACTTACCTATCGAATTAGGTAGATGCGATAGGGAAATTAAATGTGGATATCACAAAACACCAAAAGATTTCTTAAAGTCAAATAATATTAAAAGCAATTGGACTCCTAACAAACCAGTAAAAGAGGAAATAAAGACTTTTGATTACTTAGACCTCAAACATATCTCGATTCAAGGTTATAACTTTCAAAACAACAATTTTGTAACTTTCTTACTCACCATGTTTTCTAAAGAAACTGTGAAAGAAATAATTACCAGGTACCTACTCGGAACGATTTCAAAACCTTGGGAAAAAAGTGTAGTATTTTGGAGGTTAAGCCCTGATAATGTGTTGAGTTATGGAAAGATTATGAACTATAACCCTAAAACAGGAAGGAAAATAAAAGAACCATATCTCAAAATTTCTTCCTTTCACAAAGTATTGTACAGAGGGAAAAGGGATTCATTTAAATACAAGAAAGCATTATTCGGCATGCACTTGATCAATGAAAATAAAACTAAACCAATTGCAATAGTTGAAAGTGAGAAAACAGCCTGCATAATGAGCGCAATAAAATCTGAATTTATTTGGATTGCTAGCTCTGGAATAAGCATGCTAGATCAAAATGTTATGATTGATTTAATTGATCGAAAAATAATTTTTTATCCAGATCTGTCAGAACGAAATAAAAAAGGCTTTAACGCTTACGATATATGGCTTAGAAAAGCAGAGGAATTGAAAGAATTTGGGTTCGACATTACAGTTTCTAAATTTTTATATGAATTAGCAGATACTGAAGATCTAGAAAACGGATATGATATAGCCGACTACTTCATTGAAAAATATCAAAAGAATAAAGCAATTCCTAAAATAGAAACTAAGGAAATTGTATATATCCAAAATAGAAAAGAAAAAGCCATTGACAAATTGATTTCTAAAAACCCAGCAATTAAATTATTAATTAAAACATTTCAGTTACAATCAAAATAA
- a CDS encoding DUF3987 domain-containing protein produces MSTNIEPSKYYDYSKKKTDVILEQLDQDHSNLLNPFPMDIFPKSIQHYISENVNSLGFNSEFFSCAVLSAFGTALGNLYHLQVKSGWTEKPLLWIVVVGDAGDGKSHAMELPFNPIKSREKESYKSYKDQLANYQLNPQTEKLPRLKNTLMRDFTYEALCQEHDNNQNGLCIFADEIMSWVNGFSRYSSSSQEDNYLTIFNGKEIKLTRKGTGTIIIPSCCINLIAGTQKGRLHELYAGDRSQSGFLDRLLFSIPDKINKTALNNNTTDQKINDCYSNIFSNIFDDYDNELGQIIPYSDEAFLRAQTFDKRIIDKYDNELTIYSSMAAKFRTYIHRFALLIELIDNYSNDKKVRDVSISSFEKATKLYKYFEHNGLKIRDRQSNKLTTATDSVKKMYKLLPQTFTTSEALKVAKDIKISSATAKRNLVHGVFKKKGHGKYEKVIFS; encoded by the coding sequence ATGAGCACCAACATAGAACCATCAAAATACTACGATTATTCAAAGAAAAAAACGGATGTTATTTTAGAACAATTAGATCAAGATCATTCAAACCTTCTTAATCCGTTTCCCATGGATATTTTTCCGAAAAGTATCCAACATTACATCAGTGAAAATGTAAATTCATTAGGTTTTAATTCCGAATTTTTTAGCTGTGCCGTTTTGTCTGCTTTCGGTACAGCTTTAGGTAATTTATATCACTTGCAAGTTAAGTCTGGCTGGACTGAAAAACCTTTATTATGGATTGTAGTTGTTGGTGACGCTGGAGACGGTAAATCACATGCTATGGAACTTCCTTTTAATCCAATTAAATCTAGAGAAAAAGAATCCTATAAATCTTACAAAGATCAATTAGCAAATTATCAATTAAATCCGCAAACGGAAAAACTGCCTAGATTAAAAAACACGTTAATGAGGGATTTTACTTATGAGGCTCTTTGTCAAGAACACGACAACAACCAAAACGGACTATGCATTTTTGCTGATGAAATAATGAGCTGGGTTAATGGTTTTAGTAGATATTCCAGCAGTAGCCAAGAGGATAATTATTTGACAATATTCAATGGAAAAGAAATAAAATTGACCAGGAAAGGTACTGGAACTATAATTATTCCTAGTTGTTGTATAAACCTAATAGCAGGAACTCAAAAAGGACGTTTGCATGAGCTCTATGCCGGAGATCGTTCACAAAGTGGTTTTCTAGATAGATTGTTATTTTCAATTCCGGATAAAATAAATAAAACAGCATTGAACAATAATACCACTGATCAAAAGATAAATGACTGTTACAGCAACATTTTCAGCAATATTTTTGATGATTACGATAACGAGCTAGGTCAAATCATACCTTATTCTGATGAAGCTTTTTTAAGAGCTCAAACATTCGATAAAAGAATTATTGATAAATATGATAATGAATTGACAATATATAGTTCTATGGCTGCAAAATTTAGAACTTACATACACCGTTTTGCTTTACTGATTGAATTAATAGATAATTATTCCAATGACAAAAAAGTTAGAGACGTTTCAATATCAAGTTTTGAAAAAGCTACTAAACTGTATAAATACTTCGAACATAACGGATTAAAAATAAGAGATCGGCAATCAAACAAATTGACAACTGCAACTGATAGTGTTAAAAAAATGTACAAATTACTTCCTCAAACATTTACAACATCGGAAGCTTTAAAAGTAGCTAAGGATATTAAAATAAGCTCGGCAACCGCAAAACGTAACTTAGTCCATGGTGTTTTCAAGAAAAAAGGGCACGGGAAATATGAAAAAGTAATTTTCAGTTGA
- a CDS encoding helix-turn-helix domain-containing protein — protein sequence MSKTIELSVSDPSALAAMDKINKRLESIENKLPKPLSKLITRKEVSDLLSVSVVTIIDWDKKEILKPLRIGNRVRYQLSDIEEVLKNSRYES from the coding sequence ATGTCAAAAACAATTGAATTATCCGTGAGTGATCCTAGCGCATTAGCTGCTATGGATAAAATAAACAAAAGGTTAGAAAGCATTGAAAACAAGCTACCTAAACCACTTTCAAAATTAATTACGAGAAAAGAAGTTTCAGATCTTCTAAGCGTTTCTGTGGTTACCATCATAGACTGGGATAAAAAAGAAATATTAAAACCTCTCCGTATAGGAAATAGAGTTAGATATCAATTATCAGATATCGAAGAGGTACTAAAAAATAGCCGTTATGAAAGTTAA